The segment TATGACGTCAGACCCTTTGGCAGGTTGGACAGCGGAGATGAACGTGCGCGAGCAGTTGTTGGCATTTATCCGTGATAACCATCCAGAGTGGTGGCCAAGAGAGATTGTGGTGATCAGTCACAGCGACATCGCCCGCGGGGCGCAAGGTAAAAGCGCGGGGGCAGTGGATAGTGTTGAGGACAAGCCGTCGGAGTAGAGAGTGGTTATGCAACGGTAGATAACGCTTTTGCGGATATGGTAGATAGACTGCCAAAGAAGTCAGGGAGTGTTTTGAGATGCCTTTAAATATCGTGCAGCGTTTACTACCCGGTTGGGGCATTACTTATGGCCCTTCGGGCGATGGCCCTTTTCCAGCCATCATGTTACTGCATGGTTCTGAAGGCGCATGGGCGGGCTGGAGCCATCGGGACGCGATGCTATTTGCCGCCCATGGCTTCTTGGCGTTCCCTTATGGCTACTCAAGCGGCGGTAATGCATGGAGCGCGGGGCATATTATCGATTACCCACTGGATCGCAGTGTGGAAGCATTGAAAGCCCTTAGGGAATTCCAGTTTGCTGATGAGCGAGTAGGACTTTATGGAATTTCACGCGGCGCCGAGCATGCGCTATTGCTTGCCTCCCTAATGGCAAGAGATAAGCTCGAAGGCGCACCTGATGCTATCGCCGTGCACAGCCCGCCAGACGTTGTGTGCGGCGCCTTTGATGCACTTAGTTTTCGCGATGCAGGGGATCCAGGCTGGCAAGCTTGGGACGCCAGTAAACGCGCCTGGACATGGTGTGATAGTCACGATGGCTTGCTGCCTACCACGCTGATAGAGATCGAACGCTACCCGGGGCCGCTACTGCTTTCCCATGGCACCCAAGACCGAATGTGGTCGGTGGAAATGACCAAGCGCCTAGAGCAACGCCTGTGCGAGCATGGCCGCTCGCCGGAAGTGCATTACTACGAGGGTGAGGACCATATACCCAGTAGCTCTGGGCAGAATCAGCACTACGAGCTGCTCCTGGATTTCTTTTCAAAACACCTGTAAGTCCCGACTTCATAGGATAATGGTTCATCATTTTCCCATCCCAAAAGCCCATCTTGGCAGCTGAAGGGATCACCTTTTAAGGCTTCAGTCCCTCCGCTATCAGTGCCTGAGCCAAGCGTTTCGCCCCTGCAAAATCTGCTTTTCCAGAGCCGAGATGGGGAATAGTCTCCACCGTCAACCAGTGGCTGGGGATCATCATGGGGGGCGTACCGCTGGCAAGCATAGTGGCCTTAACGGTTTTGGCGTCCAGCGCTGTTTCTGCAAGCAGCACAATGCGCTCGCCTTTGCGGCTGTCGGGAATGCTCACCGCCATCAGCGATATGTCTGTATCCTCCAAAGCCGCTTTTACCGCGGCCTCAACGGCGCTCAGGCTGATCATCTCTCCGCCGATTTTCGCGAAGCGGGCATAGCGGTCAATCAGAGTTAAGAAGCCGTCCTCATCGATAAAGCCTTTATCCCCCGTTATGTACCAGTGGTGGCCATCGATCACGTGGAGCGCCTTGGCCGTGCGGTCAGGGTCGTTGAGATAGCCTTGCATAATTTGTGGGCCGCTAATCAATATCATGCCCGCCTCGCCGGTAGGTAGCTCTTCAAAGCTATCAGGGTCGACGATCTTGAAGCTGGTGCCGGGCAGCGGCATACCGACGGTGCCTACTTTGCTGCCTCGCTGCACCTGGTGATAGTGAACGCCCATGGCGTCGGGCAGATTCACCGACGCGACTGGAGCGATTTCCGTGGCGCCGTAGCCTTCATACACAGGCTTGTGGAATTTCAGTGCAAAGCTTTCGCGCACGTTTTCGTCGAGCTTCTCAGCCCCGGCAACCACCACCCTCAAGCTTTCCAGCATTAACGGATGCACTTTTGAGCTGCGCACAAACAGCCTTAAAAAGCTGGAGGTGCCGAACATAATAGTGGCTTTGTGCTTGGCAATAGCGCCCGCAATGCCGGGGGCATCGGTGGGATCGGCATGGCACACCAGCGGTAGCCCTTCAATTAGCGGTAGCAGTTGGGTGACCGTAAGGCCAAAGGCGTGGAACAGCGGTAGTGAGCCCATTACAACGTCATTACTCTGGGTGTTAAGCACGTCGGAGGTCTGCTTGATATTGGCCATCAGGTTGCGGTGGCTGAGCATCACGCCTTTGGGCTCGCCTTCGCTTCCGCTTGAGAACAAGATGGCGGCGGTGGCATCGGCATCGTGGCCGTGGCAGAGGCATCGCTGTAGCAGCCATGTTGGCAATACTCTCACCGCAAGCCAGGTGCTCAAGCGTTCAACATGGCCAATCGTGGTTTGCAGGTCTTCTAAAAAGACCACCTGCTTCTCGCGAAGCAATTGGCTAACGTCGAGCCCGCGCTGCTCGAGCTTCTTCACAAAGCGCTGTGAGGTGAAGACAGTAGCGATTTCCGCCTGGGAAAGGGCAGAGGTCAGCGCTTCATGGTCGGCGGTGTAATTAAGATTCACCACCGTTTTACCCGCTAGCAGCGTGGCCATATTGGCGATAACCCCGGCGCTGCTAGTGGGTAGCAGCAGGCCAACGTTTTGCCCTGGGTTGAGCTTGCGAATGCGTTTAGCCATCAGCAAACTAGCGGTGAGCGCTTGGCTTGCGTTAAGTGGGCGGCCCAGCGTATCGGCCAGGGCAAGGTCGTTAGGGCGGCGTTTAACGCTTTGAATCCAGGCGTTAGGCAGGGTGGGTAGTTCGCCCATGGCCCGCTGCCAAGAGCGGGTAGCCTGCTCAAAAATACGCCGTTTAAGCACATCGGCAGAGGTATCCTTGGGCAGCGGTTTGCCAAAGGCGACCACTACCGAGCGGTGTAATGGCGCATTGCGCAGCTCTTTAATTTTGCTCGAAGAGCGGGAGAACTGGCTGCCCCATAGGCCACGCAGGTAGAAAGGCACAATTTTGACATCTGGATTCGCCATGTCACAGGCGCGCTCGTAACCACGACGGAATTCGCCTAGTTGACCAGTGCGGCTTATCGCCCCTTCAGGAAACAGGCATACCACCTCACCCGCGTTGAGCTGTTCAGCGACATCGGCCAAGGCTTTTTCAGCACCGCTACCGCGCTCAATGGGAATACAGCCCAGGGCTTTAAAGAACCAGCGTAGGTACCAGCGCTGGTATACCGATCTGAGCATGACAAAGCGGACAGGGCGAGGGCTGGCGATCTGTACCATGGCCCAATCCACCCAGCTGATATGGTTGCCCAATAGCAGTACGCCGCCCTGGGCGGGCAGGTTCTGCAAGCCATGAACGTCTACGCGGTAGCGGCGTGTCAGCAAGAAGCTCAACAGAAAGCGCACCAAACTCTGCGGCAGCTTAACAATGGTATAGCCACCGCCGACCATTGCCACCGTGGCGATGAGTAGCAGCAGATAGTGGCTATCTACACCCGCCAGTGCGAACAGCGCCGTGAGCACCAAAAAGCCCAGCATGGCGATGTTT is part of the Halomonas alkaliantarctica genome and harbors:
- a CDS encoding alpha/beta hydrolase family protein — its product is MPLNIVQRLLPGWGITYGPSGDGPFPAIMLLHGSEGAWAGWSHRDAMLFAAHGFLAFPYGYSSGGNAWSAGHIIDYPLDRSVEALKALREFQFADERVGLYGISRGAEHALLLASLMARDKLEGAPDAIAVHSPPDVVCGAFDALSFRDAGDPGWQAWDASKRAWTWCDSHDGLLPTTLIEIERYPGPLLLSHGTQDRMWSVEMTKRLEQRLCEHGRSPEVHYYEGEDHIPSSSGQNQHYELLLDFFSKHL
- a CDS encoding acyl-[ACP]--phospholipid O-acyltransferase; protein product: MHRLLHLKGAWPYLIAIFLNAFVDLGHKIVIQNTIFKSYDGEAQVVLTALVNGLILLPFILLFSPAGHVADSYPKVRILRTSAWAAVAVSLGITAAYYQGWFWLAFSMTLLLAIQSAFYSPAKYGLVKGLFGKPRLAEANGLIQAITIGAILAGTVAFTALFETWVSPDDQTPAQLLRQIAPLGWLLVLNSALQVVALYRLPLDNTTRSDTPLTWQRYIKGAALKDNLRIIARQPVIRLSIIGLATFWSVGQVLLAAFPAYAKDALSIDNTLVLQGILAASGIGIALGSMLASKLSHNRIETGLIPVGAVGVAVGLWCLPLLTTPVGQALNFVFIGMMGGLFIVPLNALIQFHAADNELGTVLAANNWIQNIAMLGFLVLTALFALAGVDSHYLLLLIATVAMVGGGYTIVKLPQSLVRFLLSFLLTRRYRVDVHGLQNLPAQGGVLLLGNHISWVDWAMVQIASPRPVRFVMLRSVYQRWYLRWFFKALGCIPIERGSGAEKALADVAEQLNAGEVVCLFPEGAISRTGQLGEFRRGYERACDMANPDVKIVPFYLRGLWGSQFSRSSSKIKELRNAPLHRSVVVAFGKPLPKDTSADVLKRRIFEQATRSWQRAMGELPTLPNAWIQSVKRRPNDLALADTLGRPLNASQALTASLLMAKRIRKLNPGQNVGLLLPTSSAGVIANMATLLAGKTVVNLNYTADHEALTSALSQAEIATVFTSQRFVKKLEQRGLDVSQLLREKQVVFLEDLQTTIGHVERLSTWLAVRVLPTWLLQRCLCHGHDADATAAILFSSGSEGEPKGVMLSHRNLMANIKQTSDVLNTQSNDVVMGSLPLFHAFGLTVTQLLPLIEGLPLVCHADPTDAPGIAGAIAKHKATIMFGTSSFLRLFVRSSKVHPLMLESLRVVVAGAEKLDENVRESFALKFHKPVYEGYGATEIAPVASVNLPDAMGVHYHQVQRGSKVGTVGMPLPGTSFKIVDPDSFEELPTGEAGMILISGPQIMQGYLNDPDRTAKALHVIDGHHWYITGDKGFIDEDGFLTLIDRYARFAKIGGEMISLSAVEAAVKAALEDTDISLMAVSIPDSRKGERIVLLAETALDAKTVKATMLASGTPPMMIPSHWLTVETIPHLGSGKADFAGAKRLAQALIAEGLKP